Proteins co-encoded in one Alcanivorax sp. genomic window:
- the adk gene encoding adenylate kinase, which yields MRVILLGAPGAGKGTQAQFIKEQFGIPQISTGDMLRAAVKAGTPLGLEAKKVMDAGGLVSDDIILGLVKERIAESDCAAGFLFDGFPRTIPQAQALVEQGVDIDYVVEIDVDDEEIIERLSGRRVHPASGRVYHIKYNPPKEDGKDDETGEELVQRDDDQEETVRKRLEVYQAQTRPLVDFYQELADKGEANAPRYVRVAGVGSVDDIRDRVLSGLKG from the coding sequence ATGCGTGTCATCCTGCTTGGTGCTCCCGGTGCGGGCAAGGGCACCCAGGCGCAGTTCATCAAGGAACAGTTTGGTATTCCTCAGATTTCCACCGGTGACATGCTGCGCGCTGCGGTTAAGGCAGGAACACCGCTGGGTCTGGAAGCCAAGAAAGTGATGGATGCCGGGGGCCTTGTCTCCGATGACATCATTCTGGGGCTTGTGAAAGAGCGCATCGCAGAGAGCGATTGTGCTGCGGGTTTCCTGTTTGACGGTTTTCCTCGCACCATTCCCCAGGCGCAGGCTCTGGTGGAGCAGGGTGTAGACATCGACTACGTGGTGGAAATCGACGTGGATGATGAAGAGATCATCGAGCGTTTGAGTGGCCGCCGGGTTCACCCTGCCTCTGGCCGTGTCTACCACATCAAGTACAACCCGCCGAAGGAAGACGGCAAGGACGACGAGACCGGTGAAGAGCTGGTTCAGCGTGATGACGACCAGGAAGAAACCGTGCGCAAGCGCCTGGAAGTGTATCAGGCCCAGACTCGTCCTCTGGTGGACTTCTACCAGGAGCTGGCTGACAAGGGCGAGGCCAACGCCCCCCGCTATGTGCGCGTGGCTGGCGTAGGCTCCGTTGACGATATTCGGGACCGTGTCCTGTCCGGCTTGAAAGGCTGA
- a CDS encoding bacterioferritin-associated ferredoxin codes for MYVCICKGITDNQIREAVENGCDSLRDLRRELGVGSQCGKCARHARQELREARSASQASSFSHSSPEPVMFWPQPA; via the coding sequence ATGTACGTTTGTATCTGTAAGGGCATTACTGACAACCAAATACGGGAAGCGGTCGAAAACGGCTGCGACAGCCTGCGTGATCTTCGTCGGGAACTTGGGGTTGGAAGTCAGTGTGGTAAGTGTGCCCGTCACGCCCGTCAGGAACTGCGTGAGGCCCGTAGCGCAAGCCAGGCGTCCTCTTTCTCGCATTCTTCCCCTGAGCCGGTCATGTTCTGGCCGCAACCGGCATAA
- the bfr gene encoding bacterioferritin, giving the protein MKGDAKAIEYLNRALGNELVAINQYFLHAKMYQDWGLQALYEKEYHESIDEMKHADWLVERILFLEGIPNLQDLGKLMIGENTKEMLECDLKLEKIAVPDLREGIAYAESIQDYITRDLLKRILESEEEHIDWLETQLNLIDLVGIENYLQKQMETEED; this is encoded by the coding sequence ATGAAAGGCGACGCCAAGGCCATTGAGTATCTTAACCGAGCACTCGGAAACGAGCTGGTGGCAATCAACCAGTATTTCCTCCACGCCAAGATGTACCAGGACTGGGGTTTGCAGGCCCTTTACGAAAAGGAATACCACGAGTCCATCGATGAGATGAAGCACGCGGACTGGCTGGTAGAGCGAATCCTTTTCCTCGAAGGGATTCCCAATCTCCAGGATCTCGGCAAGCTGATGATCGGCGAGAACACCAAGGAAATGCTTGAGTGCGACCTGAAGCTGGAAAAAATTGCGGTGCCGGATCTGCGTGAGGGCATTGCCTACGCCGAATCCATTCAGGATTACATCACTCGCGATCTGCTCAAGCGCATCCTGGAAAGCGAGGAAGAGCACATCGATTGGTTGGAAACCCAGCTCAATCTGATCGACCTGGTAGGCATTGAAAACTACCTGCAAAAACAAATGGAGACAGAAGAAGACTGA
- a CDS encoding OadG family transporter subunit yields the protein MDSLMSQGLELMLVGMGVVFVFLVVLVGITTLMSALVQRFGQTPVAPAATPAATPAPTASDLPSAAVIKAIEKAVQQHRQSSQS from the coding sequence ATGGACTCACTGATGTCCCAGGGCCTCGAGCTCATGCTGGTCGGCATGGGGGTGGTGTTTGTCTTTCTGGTCGTTCTGGTGGGTATAACCACCCTGATGTCAGCGCTGGTACAGCGTTTTGGACAGACACCGGTTGCCCCGGCAGCCACGCCCGCTGCCACACCGGCACCCACTGCATCGGATCTGCCTTCCGCTGCGGTGATCAAAGCCATCGAGAAAGCCGTGCAACAGCATCGGCAGTCTTCCCAGTCATAA
- the oadA gene encoding sodium-extruding oxaloacetate decarboxylase subunit alpha: MSNKLGITDVVLRDAHQSLFATRMRLDDMLPIAAELDEIGFWSLESWGGATFDACIRYLGEDPWERIRELKNAMPNTPQQMLLRGQNLLGYRHYADDVVDAFVERAAENGVDVFRVFDAMNDMRNIERAIAAVVKQGKHAQGTIAYTVSPVHTLDMWVEQGKVIEQMGAHSVAIKDMAGLLRPNDAFELVTRLKAALSIPVHMQCHATTGLSTATALKAAEAGIDNVDTAISSMSMTYGHSPTESVVAMLEGTDRDTGLDLKKLNNIAGYFRDVRKKYAKFEGSLRGVDARILVAQVPGGMLTNMESQLKEQGAADRFDDVLEEIPAVRKDLGYIPLVTPTSQIVGTQAVLNVLSGERYKVLSKETQGVLRGEYGAAPADFNSELQARALDGDEPVTCRPADLIDNEMDSLREEVAGLASEKGLTLSEGERRDDDVLTYALFPQIGLRFLEKRGDASAFEPVPTGADASAVAANSEGVYTVDVDGQQFTVKVSDGGDVTGIKSLGGASQAAPAAPVVGDPANSMPVPAPLAGNIFKVLVKPGDRIAEGQKIMVLEAMKMETDVSTPEAGIVTEVLVKEGDAVSVGQTLLSVEPAHG, from the coding sequence ATGAGTAATAAACTTGGCATCACTGATGTGGTGCTCCGCGATGCCCATCAGTCCCTGTTTGCGACTCGCATGCGTCTGGACGACATGCTGCCGATTGCTGCCGAACTGGATGAAATCGGTTTCTGGTCCCTGGAGTCCTGGGGCGGCGCCACCTTTGACGCCTGCATTCGTTATTTGGGGGAAGATCCCTGGGAGCGGATCCGTGAGCTGAAGAATGCTATGCCGAACACCCCGCAGCAGATGTTGTTGCGTGGCCAGAACCTGCTTGGTTACCGCCATTATGCAGATGATGTGGTGGATGCGTTCGTGGAGCGTGCTGCCGAGAATGGCGTGGATGTGTTCCGGGTATTCGATGCCATGAACGACATGCGCAACATCGAGCGAGCCATTGCGGCGGTGGTGAAGCAGGGCAAGCACGCCCAGGGCACCATTGCCTACACCGTAAGCCCGGTGCATACCCTGGACATGTGGGTCGAGCAGGGCAAGGTGATCGAACAGATGGGCGCGCATTCCGTGGCCATCAAGGACATGGCGGGCCTGCTGCGCCCCAATGACGCTTTTGAGTTGGTTACCCGACTGAAGGCGGCGTTGAGCATTCCGGTTCACATGCAGTGTCACGCCACCACAGGCCTGTCCACAGCCACTGCCCTGAAAGCCGCGGAAGCGGGCATCGACAACGTGGACACCGCCATTTCCTCCATGTCCATGACTTACGGCCATAGCCCCACCGAGTCCGTGGTGGCCATGCTGGAAGGGACTGACCGGGATACCGGTCTGGATCTGAAAAAACTGAACAACATCGCCGGTTACTTCCGTGATGTGCGCAAGAAGTACGCGAAATTCGAAGGCAGCCTGCGCGGTGTGGATGCCCGTATTCTGGTGGCGCAGGTGCCTGGCGGCATGCTCACCAACATGGAAAGCCAGTTGAAAGAGCAGGGCGCGGCGGATCGTTTTGATGATGTACTGGAAGAGATCCCCGCAGTGCGCAAGGACCTCGGTTATATCCCGCTGGTGACGCCGACCTCCCAGATTGTGGGTACTCAGGCGGTGCTCAATGTGCTGTCCGGTGAGCGCTACAAGGTGCTCAGCAAGGAGACCCAGGGGGTGCTGCGTGGTGAGTACGGCGCCGCCCCGGCTGACTTCAACAGCGAGTTGCAGGCCCGTGCCCTGGACGGCGATGAGCCGGTGACCTGCCGTCCGGCGGACCTGATCGACAACGAAATGGACAGTCTGCGCGAAGAAGTGGCTGGCCTGGCCAGCGAGAAGGGGCTGACCTTGTCTGAAGGTGAGCGCCGTGATGATGACGTGCTCACTTATGCCTTGTTCCCGCAGATCGGTCTGCGCTTCCTGGAGAAGCGCGGCGATGCGTCCGCCTTTGAGCCTGTTCCCACGGGTGCGGATGCCTCGGCAGTGGCGGCCAATAGTGAAGGCGTCTACACCGTGGATGTGGATGGTCAGCAATTTACCGTGAAGGTGAGCGACGGCGGTGATGTCACCGGCATCAAGTCTCTTGGTGGCGCAAGCCAGGCGGCCCCGGCGGCACCGGTAGTGGGTGACCCGGCCAACAGCATGCCGGTCCCGGCTCCGCTGGCTGGCAATATCTTCAAGGTGCTGGTGAAGCCCGGTGACCGCATTGCAGAAGGCCAGAAAATCATGGTGCTGGAAGCCATGAAGATGGAGACCGACGTGTCCACCCCGGAAGCCGGTATCGTCACTGAAGTGCTGGTGAAAGAAGGGGATGCGGTGAGCGTTGGCCAGACCCTGCTGAGTGTGGAGCCGGCCCATGGATAA